One Dermacentor albipictus isolate Rhodes 1998 colony chromosome 10, USDA_Dalb.pri_finalv2, whole genome shotgun sequence genomic window, GGCGAGGATAGTTTGTGATAGCTGCACGTCCGGGAAGTAGGGAGAGGAGGCTAAAGCCGATGTCCTAGGTACGAAGAAAATTTCGCTGTCTCTTTGCAGCTGTGCACCCTCATCCTGCTGATTGCAGTTGCCATGGCGTGCGCTGGCTACTACGGCGGCTACGGCCACGGCTACGGCCACGGAGGCTACAGCCATGCTCTCACCCACCATTATGACAACCAGAGGGCACACTACGGCTACGGAGGATACGGACACGGCTATGGGGGATACGGCGGATACGGCGGTCACGGCTACGGTCACGGCTTCTACGGTTGAGCCCATTTGTAGAAGAGATCCAATGTATGAATGCGGGCGTGTACTCGTTTAATAAATCTCCACTTTTATCCCAGGTCTGTGCTTCTTTAAGCAGACACCTTCCATAGCGGATGGATCAGTTTGTCGTTCTAGGATAATATTGTCGTTAAATGGAGTTTTAATTCTCCGAAAACTTCTGTGCTGCTACACATGCTATGCATCTGCACATGGTCACGCTTCTTCTCCTGTGATTGTTCTGTAACATTTCGACGCCCGTGCTGCTAAAATTATTAAAATCCAATGCATTCAATAAAATGGGTCGAAGATAATTTCATTGCATTCATCGTACAGAATTTGGGTACCGCTGGCATGCACCAATGATCATGCCGCGGTTGGTATTCAATCTTTTGCGTTATAGAACGCACTATACATATCAGGAAAGCAAAATAGTTCTCTATCACAATACTACGTATGCTGTCGGCACAAGCAATGGGTCACATACATGGAACTCTTTGTCCATCGAAAGGATGCATGATACGTAAAGCACGTCGAAGAGGTAGAACATTTTTCCTGTGGCAAGTGGTATTACACAAGACAGTTCTTTACTGATGGCTAAATCAAAATAGGATTGT contains:
- the LOC139051081 gene encoding uncharacterized protein; this translates as MKTVLCTLILLIAVAMACAGYYGGYGHGYGHGGYSHALTHHYDNQRAHYGYGGYGHGYGGYGGYGGHGYGHGFYG